One genomic segment of Hordeum vulgare subsp. vulgare chromosome 2H, MorexV3_pseudomolecules_assembly, whole genome shotgun sequence includes these proteins:
- the LOC123429104 gene encoding tyrosine N-monooxygenase-like produces MTLGTLVIMATMLVYFLLKITRVLLSQKQGGRPGRLPPGPAALPIIGNLHQVILNKPAVFRWIHGMLKEMNTDIMCLRLGATHVIVVACPQMASEVLRKNDEVFASRPTTFASGIFSFGYKGSIFSPHGDHWKKMRRVLTAEILTSSMERKLHHLRKEEYDHLVRYINKTHCSDMACPNNIVNIRHVTQHFVGNMIRRLVFGKRYFNDLPASSSSGPGHDEVAHVAALFMALNHLYSFCVSDYFPALIGLDLDGHEKVSKDAMQTINRLHDTIIEERIRERSSTLEKCDEKKEAGDFLDVLVHLKDAEGQPLLSLQDIRAQTAEMMFAAVDNPSNAVEWALAEMLNAPEIMQKATEELDAVVGKDKLVEESDIPRLNYLKSCIREAFRIHPYHALNVPHVAMADTTVAGYTIPKDSHMLISRLGLGRNPKIWTEPLEFQPERHLNTGNVLLTDPGLRFISFSSGRRGCPGISLGTSITMMLFARMLQGFTWTKLPGVKSISLQEGNAGLALAEPLVLQATPRLAAHLYM; encoded by the exons ATGACTCTTGGTACTCTGGTTATCATGGCCACCATGCTGGTGTATTTTCTCTTGAAAATTACAAGAGTGCTATTGTCCCAGAAGCAAGGGGGGCGGCCAGGCAGGCTGCCTCCGGGGCCTGCGGCGCTGCCCATCATCGGTAACCTGCATCAGGTGATTCTGAACAAGCCGGCGGTATTCCGATGGATCCATGGCATGCTCAAGGAGATGAACACCGACATCATGTGCCTCCGTCTCGGAGCTACTCATGTCATTGTTGTGGCATGCCCACAGATGGCCTCTGAGGTACTACGCAAAAATGATGAAGTTTTTGCCTCCCGTCCCACCACCTTCGCCTCCGGCATATTCAGCTTCGGGTACAAGGGCTCCATCTTCTCACCACACGGAGACCACTGGAAGAAGATGAGGCGCGTCCTCACTGCTGAGATCCTCACCTCGTCCATGGAGCGAAAGCTCCACCACCTCCGGAAAGAGGAGTACGACCACCTCGTGAGGTACATTAATAAAACTCATTGCAGCGACATGGCATGTCCAAACAACATTGTCAACATCCGTCATGTAACCCAACACTTCGTTGGTAACATGATAAGAAGGCTTGTGTTCGGTAAAAGATACTTCAATGACCTACCAGCTTCATCCAGTAGTGGGCCTGGACATGATGAGGTGGCACATGTTGCCGCTCTCTTCATGGCCCTAAACCATCTCTACAGCTTTTGCGTGTCCGACTACTTCCCAGCCCTCATAGGCCTCGACCTGGATGGCCACGAAAAGGTTTCCAAGGATGCCATGCAAACAATCAACCGGTTGCATGATACAATTATAGAGGAGCGGATCCGCGAAAGGTCGTCTACACTTGAGAAATGTGATGAAAAGAAAGAGGCCGGAGACTTTCTGGATGTCCTGGTTCATCTTAAAGATGCAGAGGGACAACCATTGTTGTCCCTACAAGACATTAGAGCACAAACAGCG GAAATGATGTTTGCAGCAGTCGATAACCCATCTAATGCGGTTGAGTGGGCACTCGCTGAGATGTTGAACGCGCCAGAGATCATGCAAAAAGCGACTGAGGAACTCGACGCTGTTGTTGGTAAAGATAAACTAGTCGAAGAGTCTGACATTCCTCGGCTAAACTATCTCAAATCGTGCATCCGGGAGGCCTTTCGCATACACCCATACCATGCTCTTAATGTACCCCATGTCGCCATGGCGGACACAACTGTTGCTGGCTACACCATCCCCAAAGATAGCCACATGCTTATAAGCCGGCTTGGGCTTGGCCGCAATCCCAAGATCTGGACTGAACCACTGGAGTTTCAGCCTGAGAGGCATTTGAACACCGGGAATGTACTTCTCACTGATCCAGGCCTACGTTTCATTTCATttagcagtgggaggaggggttgTCCTGGAATTTCACTTGGTACGTCTATCACGATGATGTTGTTCGCAAGGATGTTGCAGGGATTCACTTGGACAAAGCTTCCCGGCGTTAAGAGTATCAGTCTCCAAGAAGGCAATGCCGGCCTTGCACTAGCTGAACCACTTGTTCTGCAAGCTACACCACGGTTGGCTGCACATCTCTATATGTGA